A region from the Cryptosporangium arvum DSM 44712 genome encodes:
- a CDS encoding putative bifunctional diguanylate cyclase/phosphodiesterase has product MSNRATNGNGAGHGVRVLRTLHALLVLAYGVVACLPQLKAQLPLTVSAGLSIGAYLTTTALLTHRALRTPEARRSWGFVAVGFAAYTAGSTYTWVATWNGSPLGFPSLADVGWLAAYPFVYLGIFRFIRISTASGLTLLDGAIAGVGGAAIFSTVVVDLLAGGVHADGLAGVLTLAYPFADALMAGTLCCQIAVGTWKGRRDLIVFTAGIVALTVADTSYVLRGSYQPGSSVDLGYAVALGVIGCSTWLGSVGEHNPARPTLVRAGLAASSAAGALLVLLAASRIELSTPTVGLAGTTLVLVLARFRWSFRELTVVGEARQREARRDPLTGLANRRGFAEYFDDLRASPADRTVVGLLLDLDRFKQVNDSFGHQAGDELLRQAADRLREVTRDGDLLARLGGDEFVIVCASRGFADDAVVALAERVRVSLRRPFDIAGVPIEIDVSIGIASADGDAVSAEVLLRHADIAMYCAKRAGGGHAFYRANDDEAARRHLQLAQDLRRDVAGPAMVLHYQPKLDLQTDAVSAVEALVRWQHPVHGLLYPDAFLPIVDEIGAMPELTHNVLVQAMDQCVAWRRANLKLSVAVNVSAADLESAGFTDLVVGILRDRGLPATALTLEITETTAMENSEPAHHTVRELHSLGIKVSIDDYGTDHSTLAHLHRLLVAGELKLDRRFVMHLETEERASAIVRSSIQLAHALGMAVVAEGVENAGSLDMLRQWGCDTAQGYFISRPQTAGDVTAWLTRPAASREYGMTRSS; this is encoded by the coding sequence GTGTCCAACAGAGCGACGAACGGCAACGGGGCGGGGCACGGCGTGCGCGTGCTCCGGACGCTGCACGCCCTGCTCGTGCTCGCCTACGGCGTCGTGGCCTGCCTCCCGCAGCTCAAGGCCCAGCTCCCGCTGACGGTCAGCGCCGGGCTGTCGATCGGCGCGTACCTGACCACGACCGCGCTGCTCACCCACCGGGCCCTGCGGACGCCGGAGGCGCGACGGTCGTGGGGCTTCGTCGCGGTCGGCTTCGCGGCCTACACCGCTGGGTCGACGTACACCTGGGTCGCCACCTGGAATGGCTCGCCGCTCGGCTTCCCGTCCCTGGCCGACGTCGGGTGGCTCGCCGCCTACCCGTTCGTCTACCTGGGCATCTTCCGGTTCATCCGGATCAGCACCGCGTCCGGGCTGACCCTGCTCGACGGCGCGATCGCCGGGGTGGGCGGCGCCGCGATCTTCTCGACGGTCGTCGTCGACCTGCTCGCCGGTGGCGTGCACGCGGACGGCCTGGCGGGCGTGCTCACGCTGGCCTACCCGTTCGCCGACGCGCTGATGGCCGGCACGCTCTGCTGCCAGATCGCGGTGGGCACCTGGAAGGGCCGGCGCGACCTGATCGTGTTCACCGCCGGGATCGTCGCGCTGACCGTCGCCGACACCAGCTACGTGCTGCGGGGCAGCTACCAGCCGGGGTCCTCCGTCGACCTCGGGTACGCGGTCGCGCTCGGCGTCATCGGCTGCTCGACCTGGCTGGGCAGCGTCGGGGAGCACAACCCGGCCCGGCCGACGCTCGTGCGCGCCGGGCTGGCCGCGTCCTCGGCCGCCGGGGCGCTCCTCGTGCTGCTGGCGGCCAGCCGGATCGAGCTCTCGACGCCGACCGTCGGCCTCGCCGGGACCACGCTCGTGCTCGTCCTGGCCCGGTTCCGCTGGTCGTTCCGGGAGCTGACCGTGGTCGGTGAGGCCCGCCAGCGGGAGGCGCGCCGGGACCCGCTGACCGGCCTGGCCAACCGGCGCGGCTTCGCCGAGTACTTCGACGACCTGCGCGCCTCGCCGGCCGACCGAACCGTCGTCGGGCTGCTCCTCGACCTGGACCGGTTCAAGCAGGTCAACGACTCGTTCGGGCACCAGGCCGGCGACGAGCTGCTCCGGCAGGCCGCCGACCGGCTCCGCGAGGTCACCCGGGACGGCGACCTGCTGGCCCGGCTCGGCGGCGACGAGTTCGTCATCGTCTGCGCGTCCCGCGGTTTCGCCGACGACGCGGTGGTCGCGCTGGCCGAGCGGGTGCGCGTCTCGCTGCGGCGGCCGTTCGACATCGCGGGCGTCCCGATCGAGATCGACGTCAGCATCGGCATCGCGAGCGCCGACGGCGACGCGGTCTCCGCCGAGGTGCTGCTGCGCCACGCCGACATCGCGATGTACTGCGCCAAACGCGCGGGCGGCGGGCACGCGTTCTACCGCGCGAACGACGACGAGGCCGCCCGCAGGCACCTGCAGCTGGCCCAGGACCTGCGGCGCGACGTGGCCGGCCCGGCCATGGTGCTGCACTATCAGCCCAAGCTCGATCTGCAGACCGACGCGGTGAGCGCGGTGGAGGCGCTGGTGCGCTGGCAGCACCCGGTCCACGGCCTGCTCTACCCCGACGCGTTCCTGCCGATCGTCGACGAGATCGGCGCGATGCCCGAGCTGACGCACAACGTGCTGGTGCAGGCGATGGACCAGTGCGTGGCGTGGCGCCGGGCCAACCTGAAGCTGTCGGTGGCGGTCAACGTGTCCGCCGCCGATCTGGAGTCGGCCGGGTTCACCGACCTGGTCGTCGGCATCCTGCGCGACCGAGGCCTCCCGGCGACCGCGCTGACGCTGGAGATCACCGAGACCACCGCGATGGAGAACTCCGAACCCGCCCACCACACCGTCCGCGAGCTGCATTCGCTCGGCATCAAGGTGTCGATCGACGACTACGGCACCGACCACTCGACGCTCGCCCACCTGCACCGGCTGCTGGTCGCGGGTGAGCTGAAACTGGACCGGCGGTTCGTCATGCACCTGGAGACCGAGGAGCGGGCCTCGGCGATCGTGCGGTCGAGCATCCAGCTCGCGCACGCGCTGGGCATGGCGGTGGTCGCCGAGGGCGTGGAGAACGCCGGGTCGCTGGACATGCTGCGCCAGTGGGGCTGCGACACCGCCCAGGGCTACTTCATCAGCCGGCCCCAGACCGCCGGCGACGTCACCGCGTGGCTCACCCGACCGGCGGCGTCCCGTGAGTATGGAATGACTCGATCGTCTTGA
- a CDS encoding VOC family protein: MFTERVRDVAHVGSVELFTPVPDESLAFFVDLMGMSETGRRGDSVYLHAWDDYERFTIKLTARDRAGIGRTYLRAAGPQALRRRAGEIPGRWVEDEPGLGPVYLCQDPDGHEIGLYWETERFTPVRPPALKNQADRFPGRGANVRRLDHVNYLAADTPACGRFLAERLKARATEQIVRDDGVPAAIWYTVSDKSYDLVYTTDRTGSNGRLHHVALATDTRDDILRAADVCLDNGIHIETGPHKHAIQQTFFLYVYEPGGNRVELCNAGARLVLAPDWEVISWTPAERAKGQAWGLKTIESFHTHGTPPVG, from the coding sequence ATGTTCACCGAGCGGGTCCGCGACGTGGCTCACGTCGGTTCGGTCGAGCTGTTCACGCCGGTGCCGGACGAGAGCCTGGCGTTCTTCGTCGACCTGATGGGCATGAGCGAGACCGGGCGCCGCGGCGACTCGGTCTACCTGCACGCCTGGGACGACTACGAGCGGTTCACGATCAAGCTCACGGCGCGGGACCGGGCCGGGATCGGCCGCACCTACCTGCGAGCGGCCGGTCCGCAGGCGTTGCGGCGCCGGGCCGGTGAGATCCCGGGCCGGTGGGTCGAGGACGAACCGGGCCTCGGCCCGGTCTACCTCTGCCAGGACCCGGACGGACACGAGATCGGCCTGTACTGGGAGACCGAGCGGTTCACGCCGGTGCGGCCGCCGGCGTTGAAGAACCAGGCCGACCGGTTTCCCGGCCGCGGCGCCAACGTGCGGCGGCTCGACCACGTCAACTACCTGGCGGCCGACACCCCGGCCTGCGGCCGGTTCCTCGCCGAGCGGCTCAAGGCCCGCGCCACCGAGCAGATCGTCCGTGACGACGGGGTGCCGGCGGCGATCTGGTACACGGTGTCCGACAAGTCCTACGACCTCGTCTACACCACCGACCGGACCGGGTCGAACGGCCGCCTGCATCACGTCGCGCTGGCCACCGACACCCGCGACGACATCCTCCGGGCCGCGGACGTCTGCCTGGACAACGGAATCCACATCGAGACCGGGCCGCACAAACACGCGATCCAGCAGACGTTCTTCCTCTACGTCTACGAGCCCGGCGGCAACCGCGTCGAGCTGTGCAACGCCGGGGCGCGGCTGGTGCTCGCCCCGGACTGGGAGGTGATCTCGTGGACCCCGGCCGAACGCGCGAAGGGCCAGGCCTGGGGCCTCAAGACGATCGAGTCATTCCATACTCACGGGACGCCGCCGGTCGGGTGA
- a CDS encoding PrpF domain-containing protein, protein MSGTDGIPFLLLRGGTSKGVYFLADDLPADPGTRDDLLVRLFGSPDERQVDGLGGGHPLTSKAAVVSRSTDDPGADVDYLFLQVVPDRAAVSARQPCGNVLAGVAPFAIERGLVAAGPETTTVRIRMVNTGGLAVATVPTPGGRVRYAGDVEVAGVPFPAAGVTLRFADAPGPLLPTGQERDVLDGVPVTLVNNGMPVVVVPADALGLDGDEAPSELERDSTLRRSLERLRTRAGLRMGLGDVTAATVPKLVLVSPPRAGGTLTTRTFIPHRVHPAIGVLMGLSVAAAVRMPGSVAADAAGPVSGGRVRLEHPTGTFEAVSTPDGLAVVSSARKIADGIAWPREA, encoded by the coding sequence ATGAGCGGTACTGACGGTATCCCGTTCCTGCTCCTGCGCGGCGGCACGTCCAAAGGCGTCTACTTCCTCGCCGACGACCTGCCGGCCGACCCCGGCACCCGGGACGACCTGCTCGTGCGGCTGTTCGGCTCGCCGGACGAGCGCCAGGTCGACGGGCTGGGCGGCGGGCATCCGCTCACCAGCAAGGCGGCGGTGGTCAGCCGCAGCACGGACGACCCGGGCGCCGACGTCGACTACCTGTTCCTGCAGGTCGTCCCGGACCGCGCGGCGGTGTCGGCGCGGCAGCCGTGCGGGAACGTCCTCGCCGGCGTCGCGCCGTTCGCGATCGAGCGGGGCCTGGTGGCGGCCGGGCCGGAGACCACGACGGTGCGGATCCGGATGGTGAACACCGGCGGCCTGGCCGTCGCGACCGTGCCCACGCCGGGCGGGCGGGTGCGTTACGCCGGGGACGTCGAGGTCGCCGGGGTCCCGTTCCCCGCCGCCGGGGTGACGCTGCGTTTCGCCGACGCCCCCGGGCCGCTGCTGCCCACCGGCCAGGAGCGCGACGTGCTCGACGGCGTGCCGGTGACGCTGGTGAACAACGGCATGCCGGTCGTCGTGGTCCCGGCCGACGCGCTCGGTCTCGACGGCGACGAGGCGCCGTCCGAACTGGAACGCGACTCCACGCTCCGCCGGAGCCTCGAGCGCCTCCGCACCCGCGCCGGCCTGCGGATGGGACTCGGCGACGTCACCGCGGCCACGGTGCCCAAGCTGGTGCTGGTGTCCCCGCCCCGCGCCGGGGGCACGCTCACGACACGCACGTTCATCCCGCACCGCGTGCATCCCGCGATCGGTGTCCTGATGGGCCTGAGCGTGGCCGCCGCGGTGCGGATGCCCGGGTCGGTGGCGGCCGACGCGGCCGGCCCGGTGTCCGGCGGGCGCGTCCGCCTGGAGCACCCCACCGGCACGTTCGAGGCCGTGAGCACGCCCGACGGGCTCGCGGTGGTCAGCAGCGCCCGCAAGATCGCCGACGGTATCGCCTGGCCCAGGGAGGCATAG
- a CDS encoding 4-carboxy-4-hydroxy-2-oxoadipate aldolase/oxaloacetate decarboxylase — MRTVIVTDVPRPPRPALEALATVGVATVHEAQGRTGYLGPDLVARVPGAHVAGSVVTAVCWPGDNLMIHAAVEQCADGDVLVVTTTSPCRDGLFGELLATSLRRRGVRGAVLTTGVRDVAALRAMPFPVWSAAVSAQGTVKATAGAVNVPVAVGATLIHPGDALVADDDGVVVVPRAAAETVVIKAREREATEDATRAALDAGELGLDRYRLRPLLERLGVTYERY, encoded by the coding sequence GTGAGAACCGTGATCGTGACCGACGTGCCGCGCCCACCCCGGCCCGCCCTCGAGGCCCTGGCCACCGTCGGGGTCGCGACCGTCCATGAAGCCCAGGGCCGCACCGGCTACCTCGGCCCCGACCTGGTGGCCCGCGTCCCCGGGGCGCACGTCGCCGGGTCGGTCGTCACCGCGGTCTGCTGGCCCGGTGACAACCTCATGATCCACGCGGCCGTCGAGCAGTGCGCCGACGGCGACGTCCTGGTCGTCACCACCACCTCACCCTGCCGCGACGGGCTCTTCGGAGAGCTCCTGGCCACCTCCTTGCGCCGTCGCGGAGTGCGTGGCGCAGTGCTCACCACCGGGGTCCGCGACGTCGCCGCGCTGCGTGCGATGCCGTTCCCGGTCTGGTCGGCGGCGGTCAGCGCCCAGGGCACGGTGAAGGCGACGGCGGGCGCGGTGAACGTCCCGGTCGCCGTCGGCGCCACCCTGATCCACCCCGGCGACGCGCTCGTCGCCGACGACGACGGGGTCGTCGTGGTGCCCCGGGCGGCGGCCGAGACGGTCGTGATCAAGGCCCGGGAGCGGGAAGCCACGGAGGACGCCACCCGCGCGGCGCTGGACGCCGGCGAGCTCGGGCTCGACCGGTACCGGTTGCGGCCGCTCCTGGAGAGGCTGGGCGTCACGTATGAGCGGTACTGA
- a CDS encoding FCD domain-containing protein, whose protein sequence is MAAAIRSAILAGDLVGEQRLVEAELSERYAASRGAVRTALLMLAHEGLVERIANRGARVRAVSTAEAVEITEVRMVVEGLCAAKAAERITDAGITELRDLGEAMREAVTTGDVVTYSHLNQRLHDRIREIADQPVAAAVLSRLRAQNVRHQFRLALRPGRPQVSLPEHLAIIDEICARSPGGAERAVRRHLESVIDALRAGTP, encoded by the coding sequence GTGGCGGCCGCGATCCGGAGCGCGATCCTCGCCGGGGACCTCGTCGGCGAGCAGCGGCTCGTCGAGGCCGAGCTCTCCGAGCGGTACGCGGCCAGCCGCGGAGCCGTACGCACCGCGCTGCTGATGCTCGCGCACGAAGGACTCGTCGAGCGCATCGCCAACCGGGGCGCCCGGGTCCGGGCGGTGAGCACCGCCGAGGCGGTCGAGATCACCGAGGTCCGGATGGTCGTGGAGGGCCTGTGCGCCGCCAAGGCCGCCGAGCGCATCACCGACGCCGGGATCACCGAGCTACGCGACCTCGGCGAAGCGATGCGCGAGGCCGTCACGACCGGAGACGTCGTCACGTACTCGCACCTCAACCAGCGGCTGCACGATCGCATCCGCGAGATCGCCGATCAACCGGTCGCCGCCGCGGTGCTGTCCCGCCTGCGCGCCCAGAACGTCCGCCACCAGTTCCGCCTCGCGCTCCGCCCCGGCCGCCCCCAGGTCTCCCTCCCCGAACACCTCGCGATCATCGACGAGATCTGCGCCCGCAGCCCCGGCGGCGCCGAACGGGCCGTCCGCCGCCACCTCGAGAGCGTCATCGACGCCTTGCGCGCCGGCACTCCCTAG
- a CDS encoding dihydrofolate reductase family protein has protein sequence MTARFAYWMNVSLDLRIERTPGDDGGGDWLRIGEPLHREFNARAKALTAMVQGRVIYETMEQFWPAARHDESLPDFLREYGEIWTNTPKVLVSRTRRTAGHDTRIVGGDDAIEQLAAFRAGAEGTIGVGGATVATQLLRAGLLDELLLFTHPAILGTGRPLFDDHDVTVELDLLEQGTFDQGVTMHRYAVRAG, from the coding sequence ATGACGGCCCGCTTCGCGTACTGGATGAACGTCTCGCTCGACCTGCGCATCGAGCGGACGCCCGGCGACGACGGGGGTGGCGACTGGCTGCGGATCGGCGAGCCGCTGCACCGCGAGTTCAACGCGCGGGCGAAGGCGCTGACCGCGATGGTGCAAGGGCGCGTCATCTACGAGACGATGGAGCAGTTCTGGCCCGCGGCCCGCCACGACGAGTCGCTTCCGGACTTCCTGCGGGAGTACGGGGAGATCTGGACCAACACGCCCAAGGTGCTCGTCTCGCGCACCCGCCGCACCGCCGGGCACGACACCCGGATCGTCGGCGGGGACGACGCGATCGAGCAGCTCGCGGCGTTCCGGGCGGGCGCCGAGGGCACGATCGGCGTCGGGGGCGCGACGGTCGCCACGCAGCTGCTCCGGGCCGGGCTGCTGGACGAGCTGCTGCTCTTCACCCACCCGGCGATCCTCGGTACCGGGCGCCCGCTGTTCGACGACCACGACGTGACGGTCGAGCTCGACCTGCTCGAGCAGGGCACGTTCGACCAGGGCGTCACGATGCACCGGTACGCGGTCCGCGCCGGGTAG
- the def gene encoding peptide deformylase, translated as MPNELDIDEWAAEVGLPEGRPRRVTVHGSPVLHRPCQEVTDFGDELKQLVADMLESMDAAEGVGLAANQIGVDARVFVYDCPDETGFYHVGAIVNPVLLPPEPGVEEDKDDEGCLSVPLEFSPLARPATASVTGQDIEGRPIRVDGTGLFARCLQHETDHLNGILYVDRLEPDAREAVLAENTRRIEAHEMPPWSEGAPRD; from the coding sequence GTGCCGAATGAACTCGACATCGACGAATGGGCGGCCGAGGTCGGTCTGCCCGAGGGCCGGCCACGCCGGGTGACCGTACACGGCAGCCCGGTGCTGCACCGGCCGTGCCAGGAGGTCACGGACTTCGGCGACGAGCTGAAACAGCTCGTCGCCGACATGCTGGAGAGCATGGACGCCGCGGAGGGGGTCGGGCTCGCCGCGAACCAGATCGGCGTGGACGCGCGGGTGTTCGTCTACGACTGTCCCGACGAGACCGGTTTCTACCACGTCGGAGCGATCGTCAACCCGGTGCTGCTGCCGCCGGAACCGGGCGTCGAGGAGGACAAGGACGACGAAGGCTGCCTGTCGGTACCGCTGGAGTTCTCCCCGCTGGCCCGCCCGGCGACGGCGTCGGTGACCGGCCAGGACATCGAGGGCCGGCCGATCCGGGTGGACGGCACCGGGCTCTTCGCCCGCTGTCTCCAGCACGAGACCGACCACCTCAACGGCATCCTCTACGTCGACCGGCTCGAGCCCGACGCCCGCGAGGCGGTGCTGGCCGAGAACACCCGCCGCATCGAGGCGCACGAGATGCCCCCGTGGTCCGAGGGCGCACCGCGCGACTAG
- a CDS encoding peptidyl-tRNA hydrolase: MQPERVLPLVVRVEKAAPPSRTDALEAAARAVLLMVTTDDPQWREDVDAWAGNRIRKVVRRARGAEWRRALALPGTTVTTGSAEVRVYPPIPLDEWPRDLARLQVSGTELDDAAPPPPPAAGTPLVLLAPDVEMTAGKAMAQAGHAAQLGLWSLEPAVAAAWAADGFPLAVRVATARQWAAADGPVVHDAGFTEVAPGAATAAFSWNPGDRSLT; encoded by the coding sequence GTGCAACCCGAACGAGTCCTGCCGCTTGTCGTCCGTGTCGAGAAGGCGGCGCCGCCGTCCCGCACCGACGCGCTGGAGGCCGCGGCCCGGGCCGTGCTGCTGATGGTGACGACCGACGACCCCCAGTGGCGGGAGGACGTCGACGCGTGGGCGGGCAACCGCATCCGCAAGGTGGTCCGCCGGGCCCGCGGCGCGGAGTGGCGGCGGGCGCTCGCCCTGCCCGGCACCACGGTCACGACCGGCTCGGCCGAGGTGCGTGTCTACCCGCCGATCCCGCTCGACGAGTGGCCCCGCGACCTCGCGCGCCTGCAGGTCAGCGGCACCGAACTCGACGACGCGGCCCCGCCGCCCCCGCCGGCCGCCGGCACCCCGCTCGTGCTGCTCGCGCCCGACGTCGAGATGACCGCGGGCAAAGCGATGGCCCAGGCCGGGCACGCCGCCCAGCTGGGCCTGTGGTCGCTGGAACCGGCCGTGGCCGCGGCCTGGGCGGCGGACGGCTTCCCCCTCGCGGTGCGGGTGGCGACCGCGCGGCAGTGGGCGGCGGCCGACGGCCCGGTGGTGCACGACGCCGGCTTCACCGAGGTGGCCCCGGGTGCGGCCACGGCGGCGTTCTCCTGGAACCCCGGGGACCGCTCGCTCACCTGA
- a CDS encoding DNA topoisomerase IB, which translates to MATVRLRRSDLSKPGYTRRRSGTGFRFLDPDGRPLPADERARVKALVIPPAWRDVWISPHANGHIQAVGTDDAGRRQYRYHDVWREKRDEAKHDRVLEVARRLPKLRRTVARHLDHRELDRQRVLAAGVRLLELGLFRIGGEVYAAENGSFGLTTIRKKHVALQRGTIQFRYPAKSGIERTIEVRDDAVRRVVMALRRHQDDEDDLLAYRSGGRWYDVKSEDVNDYLRENAGVTLSAKDFRTWHATVLMAVELALAGDPPDAERARNKVVRAAVEDVSDYLGNTPTVARASYVDPRIITAYEQGRSIRATLDRLGHDEPNVLAAQPAVETAVLRVLGGK; encoded by the coding sequence ATGGCGACAGTGCGACTGCGGCGCAGCGATCTCTCGAAACCCGGCTACACCCGCCGGCGCTCGGGCACCGGCTTCCGGTTCCTGGACCCCGACGGGCGCCCGCTGCCCGCCGACGAGCGCGCGCGGGTCAAGGCGCTGGTGATCCCGCCGGCCTGGCGCGACGTCTGGATCTCGCCCCACGCCAACGGCCACATCCAGGCCGTGGGCACCGACGACGCCGGGCGGCGCCAGTACCGCTACCACGACGTCTGGCGGGAGAAGCGCGACGAGGCCAAGCACGACCGCGTGCTGGAGGTCGCCCGCCGCCTGCCGAAGCTGCGCCGCACCGTGGCCCGGCACCTCGACCACCGGGAACTCGACCGGCAGCGCGTGCTCGCGGCCGGCGTGCGCCTGCTCGAGCTGGGCCTGTTCCGCATCGGCGGCGAGGTGTACGCGGCGGAGAACGGCAGCTTCGGCCTCACGACGATCCGCAAGAAGCACGTCGCGCTGCAGCGGGGCACGATCCAGTTCCGCTACCCGGCCAAGAGCGGGATCGAGCGCACGATCGAGGTCCGCGACGACGCCGTGCGCCGCGTCGTGATGGCGTTGCGGCGACACCAGGACGACGAGGACGACCTGCTCGCCTACCGCAGCGGCGGGCGCTGGTACGACGTCAAGAGCGAGGACGTCAACGACTACCTGCGCGAGAACGCCGGGGTCACGCTCAGCGCCAAGGACTTCCGGACCTGGCACGCGACCGTGCTGATGGCGGTCGAGCTCGCGCTCGCCGGCGACCCGCCCGACGCCGAGCGGGCCCGCAACAAGGTCGTGCGGGCCGCGGTCGAGGACGTGTCGGACTACCTCGGCAACACCCCGACCGTGGCGCGCGCGTCGTACGTCGACCCGCGGATCATCACCGCCTACGAGCAGGGCCGGTCGATCCGGGCGACGCTGGACCGCCTCGGCCACGACGAGCCCAATGTGCTGGCCGCGCAACCCGCGGTGGAAACCGCGGTGCTACGGGTGCTGGGCGGGAAATAG
- a CDS encoding metalloregulator ArsR/SmtB family transcription factor, producing MSVWEALADPVRREILAGLREGAATAGAIAARFAISRPAVSRHLRVLRDAGLASSEVRGQERVYHLAAAPLAEVDAWLRRVTPARRPSPAERLDALETELRRGRRGNKEVGDGHRSAG from the coding sequence GTGTCCGTCTGGGAGGCGCTGGCCGATCCGGTGCGCCGCGAGATCCTGGCCGGGCTGCGCGAGGGCGCGGCCACGGCCGGGGCGATCGCGGCGCGCTTCGCGATCAGCCGGCCGGCGGTGAGCAGGCACCTGCGCGTGCTGCGTGACGCCGGGCTCGCGTCGTCCGAGGTCCGCGGGCAGGAGCGGGTGTACCACCTGGCCGCCGCGCCGCTCGCCGAGGTCGACGCCTGGCTGCGCCGGGTCACGCCCGCACGGAGACCGTCCCCGGCCGAACGCCTGGACGCGTTGGAGACCGAGTTGCGCCGAGGGCGGCGCGGGAACAAGGAGGTCGGCGATGGTCACCGGTCCGCAGGGTGA
- a CDS encoding SRPBCC domain-containing protein: MVTGPQGEVRRNDDGTETIVLHRAFPDPIEDVWAAITESDRLARWIGRYEGTGGTGGTVEFTSTGELDAGGEEGKPETVEIVECSPPHRLIVDMPSYDGGVWHLAVTLSGRGSGTTLVFEQRLTAGTPAGDIETGWRWYLDRLVASIAGEPLPAWDDYA, translated from the coding sequence ATGGTCACCGGTCCGCAGGGTGAGGTGCGGCGCAACGACGACGGCACCGAGACGATCGTGCTCCACCGCGCGTTCCCCGACCCGATCGAGGACGTGTGGGCCGCGATCACCGAATCCGACCGGCTGGCCCGCTGGATCGGCCGCTACGAGGGCACCGGCGGTACCGGCGGCACGGTCGAGTTCACGTCGACCGGCGAGCTCGACGCCGGCGGTGAGGAGGGCAAGCCGGAGACGGTGGAGATCGTCGAGTGCTCACCCCCGCACCGGCTGATCGTCGACATGCCGTCCTACGACGGGGGCGTCTGGCACCTGGCCGTGACGCTCAGCGGGCGCGGCTCCGGCACCACGCTGGTGTTCGAGCAGCGCCTCACCGCCGGGACGCCGGCCGGGGACATCGAGACCGGCTGGCGCTGGTACCTCGACCGGCTCGTGGCCTCGATCGCGGGCGAGCCCCTGCCCGCCTGGGACGACTACGCCTGA